One Saccharopolyspora erythraea NRRL 2338 genomic region harbors:
- a CDS encoding family 2 encapsulin nanocompartment cargo protein polyprenyl transferase, protein MTTTGIRPAEHSAHDVLEWTRRHTDPALRAAIDTLPATARRVAGYHLGWWDEDGRPAEGGAGKAIRPALALLASEAVGGSATAAVPAAVAVELVHNFSLLHDDVMDGDRTRRHRPTAWTVFGIGNAVLVGDVLLSLACDVLAASEHPSATKAIRLLTDAVQRLVAGQFVDIAFQDRRAVQLDECVSMAENKTGALLGAACALGTIFGDGTAQQVDHQRAFGEGVGLAFQHVDDLLGIWGDPARTGKSAFSDLRTRKKSLPVVAALTADNPAGRELADLYYRDEALEEEELLQVAALVEAAGGRAWSQDQADDLLARSMEHLRLAQPVKRADELSTLARFVTHRDQ, encoded by the coding sequence ATGACCACCACCGGGATCAGGCCGGCAGAGCACTCGGCGCACGACGTGCTCGAATGGACTCGCCGACACACCGACCCCGCGCTGCGCGCTGCCATCGACACGCTGCCTGCGACCGCGCGCCGAGTCGCCGGGTATCACCTCGGCTGGTGGGACGAAGACGGGAGGCCCGCCGAGGGCGGCGCCGGCAAGGCGATCCGGCCGGCGCTCGCCCTGCTCGCCTCCGAAGCCGTAGGCGGCTCGGCGACGGCTGCGGTACCGGCGGCGGTCGCCGTGGAACTGGTGCACAACTTCTCCCTGCTCCACGACGACGTCATGGACGGCGACCGGACCCGTCGCCACCGTCCTACCGCGTGGACGGTGTTCGGGATCGGCAACGCCGTCCTCGTCGGCGACGTGTTGCTCAGCCTGGCCTGCGACGTGCTCGCCGCGAGCGAGCACCCATCGGCCACCAAAGCGATCCGACTGCTCACCGACGCGGTCCAGCGTCTCGTGGCCGGCCAGTTCGTCGACATCGCGTTCCAGGACCGCCGTGCGGTCCAGCTCGACGAATGCGTATCCATGGCCGAGAACAAAACCGGTGCGTTGCTGGGCGCGGCCTGCGCGCTGGGGACGATCTTCGGCGATGGCACTGCGCAACAGGTCGACCACCAGCGCGCGTTCGGGGAGGGAGTCGGACTCGCCTTCCAACACGTCGACGACCTGCTCGGAATCTGGGGCGACCCGGCCAGGACGGGCAAATCCGCCTTCTCCGACCTCCGTACCCGCAAGAAGTCGCTACCCGTCGTAGCAGCCCTCACCGCCGACAACCCGGCAGGGCGGGAACTGGCCGACCTCTACTACCGGGATGAGGCCCTGGAAGAAGAGGAACTCCTGCAGGTTGCCGCGCTCGTCGAGGCCGCAGGCGGGCGTGCGTGGAGCCAGGACCAGGCGGACGACCTGCTCGCGCGCTCCATGGAGCACCTGCGGCTCGCCCAACCCGTCAAGCGTGCGGATGAACTAAGCACCCTCGCCCGCTTCGTGACCCACCGCGACCAATGA